The genomic interval TTTAGGCTTACTGCTATTATTCTTGCTGTTACGTAGTCTCCTTCGTCGAGGGAGAAGTCTGATTCTTTTCCTACGAGTCTTGCATTTTTTTCGTCGTATGAGACGTAGTCGGAGGTGATTTGGCTTACGTGTAGTAAGGCGTCCATCGGCCCTATGCCTATGAATGCTCCGAAATCTACTATTTCAACGACTTCTCCTTCGATTATTTCTTGCATTTCAGGTCTGTAGGTAATGCATTTAAATGTGACGTTGTAATATACGCCGGCGTCGTTTGGGATTAATTTTCCACCACCGGCTTCGGTTATTTCTGTTACTGCGACGAACATCCCGAGTTTTCGGTCTATTTTTCCTTCGATTTTGTTCTCTAGCATTTCTTTGATGACTTTGTCTCTTGGTTCATCCAGCCTTGTTGGTGGGACTCTAACTGTATCGATAGCTTCTAATTCTCTATACAAATCTAATCACTCCAGCTCAAAAATCTTTAATTAGGTGGCTACCCTGTCTTAAGTATATTAGGGGTATGCCTTTTTTTCTTAGTCTTTCTTTAAGTTCTTTATCGTTTGTGGCGACAACTGTGTTTTCCTGTGAAACTGCGGCTTCTATAACTCCGTTGTCACCAGTTGCTTCTGTGTCGACAATGCTGTGTTCTTTAGCTAACAATAAACCTATTTTTGCTGCTCGTTTGTCGACACCACTACCTGTATCTGTTATTTCTTTAAGTTCTTTAATCACTGTACTTGGAATTAAAATACTGTAGTCACAGTTAAGTATTCTGTCGATTTCTCGGAAAACATCTACTTTAAACTGTTCGGGAACCATTAAGATATTCGTGTCTAGGATCACTTTCATCTGGTTCTTCTTGTTTGGTCGACTACTCGACATTATGATCGACACTGTTTCACTTCCCGACCTACAGTATTCAACTTCATCATGTACCACGACAAGTTACCATTAGGAAAATAATGTGGGGATTATTCTGTATTTGTTTTATTTTATTTTATTTTTGTTTTAGTTTTCCGACGCCTATTAATCTCCATCTGGCTCCAATTCTACGGCTTATAGCCATGTTGGATCCTTCTTCTGCGCAGACGGGTCTTTTTAATTTGACTTCTGCTTCGTTTTCTCGGGCGCTTGTGATGACACCGACGGTTGTAGCTGTACCTAGGTTGAGCATTAATGGTTCGTTGGTTCGTAGTCCTTCAACTTCTGATTCGTCTTCTACGCCTACGACTCTGTCGAGTAGGTCTACTTCGACTATAAATTCATTCCAAACTGGTGGTAGTTCGTCTGGCCTACCCATTATTTGGCCGACTAATCCGTCACTTTTTGTCATGAATGGGTCGAGTTTTGTTCCGATTCCAGCCAATCCACCGGGCGTGATTTTATCTCGGTATTCACCGCCTGAGAATATGCTTACGGTTTCGGTTATTATGGGTTCCCACCATGTTTTTCCACCTGAGTCTATTTTTTTACCTGGTTTTATCTCTATTTCTGTGTTGCTGGTTATGCTTCCCTGTTTGATGGATCCACCAATGATACCGCCTTTGATGTTGTCTATCTCTGTTCCGGGTTTATTAACGTCGAAGGAACGTGCTATCGGCATTAAAACTGGTTTATCTTGGTCTCTTTCAGGGGTGGGGATTACATCTTCTACTGCTGTGATAACCATGTCGATGTTTGTTCTCTGTTGTGCGGAACATGGGATGATAGGAGCATCTTCAGCTACAGTGCCTTTAACAAACTCTTTTATTTGGTTGTAGTTGTCAACAGCTTCTTCTTTAGAAACTAAATCAATTTTGTTTTGAACAACTACAATATCTTCAACACCAATGATGTCGAGAGCCATCAAATGTTCTTTTGTTTGAGGTTGAGGACAATCCTCATTTGCAGCTATTACAAGAACAGCTCCATCCATTATAGCTGAACCGGACAACATAGTGGCCATTAATGTTTCGTGGCCAGGGGCATCTACAAAAGAAATAGCCCTAGTTATCTCAGTCTCACCACCACACTCACAAACTTCCTTGGTAGTATATGCCTCAGGAGGTTCACACCCACTGCACCTCCTAAACACAGTGTCAGCGTAACCAAGCCTTATCGAAATACCTCTTCTCAGCTCTTCACTATGCTGATCTGTCCACGTACCACTGAGGGCCTCAACCAAGGTAGTTTTCCCATGGTCTACATGCCCAATTAATCCAATGTTTACTTCTGGCTGTTTCAAAGTGACACCCTTACTAATAATAAGAACCTTGAGTATTCTATGCGATACTAATCTAAAAACCTTTCCACCAACAAACCGTTTTTTATCCACATTATAGTGCAACAATACCTTAGCCATTAGTTAGTGTACCTAATTAACCAAGTATGTTCAAATCCTAAACCAATAAAACCAATAAAAAACAACTATATATAAAACCACTTCAAATTACCGAGAACAATACATCTTTATTTAGGATTGTTATAAATGAGAAGCAATACTGTTAAAAAAGGACTTAAACGTACACCAACAAGAGCATTACTCAAAGCAAACGGAGTAACAGACAACGACATGAACAAACCATTCGTCGGAATAGCTAACGCATGGAGCGAAATAGTCCCAGGACACCTACACCTAAGAGAGCTAGCAAAAGAAGTAAAACACGGAGTTTCCTCAGGAGGAGGAGTCCCATTCGAGTTCGGATCGATAGGAATATGCGATGGAATCGCAATGGGACATAGAGGAATGAGATATTCATTACCCTCCAGAGACCTGATAGCAGACTCCATCGAAGCTATGGCAGAAGCCCACCAATTCGACG from Methanonatronarchaeum thermophilum carries:
- a CDS encoding translation initiation factor IF-2 subunit gamma, which produces MKQPEVNIGLIGHVDHGKTTLVEALSGTWTDQHSEELRRGISIRLGYADTVFRRCSGCEPPEAYTTKEVCECGGETEITRAISFVDAPGHETLMATMLSGSAIMDGAVLVIAANEDCPQPQTKEHLMALDIIGVEDIVVVQNKIDLVSKEEAVDNYNQIKEFVKGTVAEDAPIIPCSAQQRTNIDMVITAVEDVIPTPERDQDKPVLMPIARSFDVNKPGTEIDNIKGGIIGGSIKQGSITSNTEIEIKPGKKIDSGGKTWWEPIITETVSIFSGGEYRDKITPGGLAGIGTKLDPFMTKSDGLVGQIMGRPDELPPVWNEFIVEVDLLDRVVGVEDESEVEGLRTNEPLMLNLGTATTVGVITSARENEAEVKLKRPVCAEEGSNMAISRRIGARWRLIGVGKLKQK
- a CDS encoding type II toxin-antitoxin system VapC family toxin, whose product is MVHDEVEYCRSGSETVSIIMSSSRPNKKNQMKVILDTNILMVPEQFKVDVFREIDRILNCDYSILIPSTVIKELKEITDTGSGVDKRAAKIGLLLAKEHSIVDTEATGDNGVIEAAVSQENTVVATNDKELKERLRKKGIPLIYLRQGSHLIKDF